Proteins from a single region of Aerococcus viridans:
- the dapA gene encoding 4-hydroxy-tetrahydrodipicolinate synthase, producing the protein MTIFKGSAVAIVTPYDNSLEQNINYDVFAELIEFQIENGTDAIVVAGTTGEASTQTDEEQVELVKFCVEKVNGRVPVIAGAGSNDTAHGIQLTKDCVAAGADAILSVTPYYLKTSQAGLLAHYSAIADAVKTTPIILYDVPGRTGMSIAPKTLAELKNIDNIVAIKDATGDLANAVEARYNVGPDFDVYSGNDDTVIPLMSLGGQGVISVLANIAPKQVHEMTHYALNGDFKKATETQTAFKPLIDILFSEPNPIPIKKALSMLGFDTGSVRLPLVPAQEETVAALESEMKRLNLL; encoded by the coding sequence ATGACAATTTTTAAAGGTTCTGCGGTAGCCATCGTTACCCCTTACGATAATTCATTAGAACAAAATATCAATTACGATGTGTTTGCGGAGTTGATTGAATTTCAAATTGAAAATGGTACAGATGCCATTGTCGTTGCCGGAACAACTGGTGAAGCTTCAACACAAACTGACGAAGAACAAGTTGAATTAGTAAAATTCTGCGTGGAAAAAGTCAATGGTCGTGTGCCCGTGATTGCTGGTGCTGGGTCTAATGATACTGCCCACGGGATCCAATTAACGAAAGACTGTGTAGCCGCAGGTGCAGATGCTATTCTTTCTGTAACGCCTTATTATTTAAAAACGAGCCAAGCTGGTTTATTGGCGCATTATAGTGCCATTGCAGATGCTGTAAAAACGACGCCTATTATCCTATATGATGTACCAGGCCGTACAGGAATGTCTATTGCCCCTAAAACATTGGCGGAACTTAAAAATATCGACAACATTGTCGCCATTAAAGATGCAACTGGTGATTTAGCCAATGCAGTGGAGGCGCGTTACAACGTTGGTCCTGATTTTGATGTGTACTCTGGAAACGACGATACGGTTATTCCATTAATGAGTTTGGGTGGCCAAGGAGTGATTTCTGTTTTGGCTAACATTGCACCAAAACAAGTACATGAAATGACTCATTATGCCTTAAATGGCGATTTTAAAAAAGCGACTGAAACTCAAACGGCTTTTAAACCGTTAATCGATATTTTATTCAGTGAGCCAAATCCAATTCCAATCAAAAAAGCCCTGTCTATGCTTGGTTTCGATACAGGTTCAGTGCGTCTACCACTAGTCCCTGCCCAAGAAGAAACAGTGGCTGCACTTGAATCTGAAATGAAGCGTTTGAATTTGCTATAG
- a CDS encoding AraC family transcriptional regulator, with product MPTRTPPFRIKLKKVDQQKVDIYNRSSFHRNELLIPLRPFSIELADKKIDVSVRQIVVLPEPIMRRLILPEKDCGPHVDDHKLTEEKIYAYILSLGEPYLDAIADDFVETPEVKHVFDEPHVFSFSFVTWQHLLQNLIQLQLELKRPEDNIQKKMVFSIVSTIFLELYRLSSASNQNRFEMSEREILAYEIKHFIVDSYRKDITLQDIADKFDISTSTVNRVFQPYFHSTIYQFILELRLGYAYTLIESGLSITESWQKAGFNDYSNFYRAFIKHYHIRPHEVPKKGES from the coding sequence ATGCCAACTAGAACACCACCATTTCGAATCAAACTAAAAAAAGTTGATCAACAAAAGGTTGACATTTATAATCGTTCTTCTTTCCATCGAAACGAACTCTTGATTCCTCTTAGGCCCTTCTCTATTGAGTTAGCCGACAAGAAAATTGACGTCTCTGTACGTCAAATTGTTGTCTTACCTGAACCAATTATGAGACGGTTAATCTTACCGGAAAAAGACTGTGGTCCTCACGTTGACGACCACAAACTAACAGAAGAAAAAATATATGCCTATATTTTATCCCTAGGCGAACCTTACTTAGATGCCATCGCCGATGATTTTGTGGAAACACCTGAAGTTAAACATGTTTTTGATGAACCACATGTCTTCAGCTTCTCATTTGTCACTTGGCAACATCTATTACAAAATTTGATTCAATTACAGTTGGAATTGAAACGACCTGAAGACAACATTCAAAAGAAAATGGTCTTTAGTATTGTATCGACCATATTCCTTGAATTGTATCGACTTTCTTCAGCTTCAAACCAAAACCGGTTCGAGATGTCTGAAAGAGAGATTTTAGCCTACGAAATTAAACATTTTATTGTTGATTCCTACCGAAAAGACATAACCCTTCAAGATATCGCAGACAAGTTCGACATTTCAACTTCAACTGTCAACCGCGTCTTCCAACCTTACTTCCATTCAACCATTTACCAATTCATTTTGGAGTTGCGGTTAGGTTATGCCTATACCTTGATTGAAAGTGGTTTGTCTATCACGGAGTCATGGCAAAAAGCGGGTTTTAATGATTATAGTAACTTCTATAGAGCCTTTATTAAGCATTATCATATTAGACCGCATGAAGTACCAAAAAAAGGAGAATCGTAA
- a CDS encoding hydrolase, producing MNQPKNGSQNISSQFRSDMVMVPEVINEASGIRVFGRTLKSFVFTTDVATILYCNADAVLAVYPFSPHPAIISAVTSVASQPVFAGVGGGTTQGKRSVDIALFAEATGVQGVVVNAPMTAENILDIEHTVDSPIVATVVSAYNDIDARISAGADILNVSGGKETAAIVERIRRDFPDVPIIATGGQNEDTIRKVIEAGANAVSWTPPTTGEIFKEKMVKYRKDRREDFLETHDGMTLREFEEYIEEHPEAEEKYSEDSSDGYL from the coding sequence TTGAATCAACCAAAAAACGGCTCTCAAAATATCTCTTCGCAATTTAGAAGCGATATGGTGATGGTGCCAGAAGTTATTAACGAAGCATCCGGTATTCGCGTGTTTGGACGAACTTTAAAATCATTCGTTTTTACAACTGACGTCGCCACAATCCTATATTGTAATGCGGATGCCGTCTTAGCTGTCTACCCATTCTCCCCGCATCCTGCAATCATTTCAGCAGTGACATCAGTAGCCAGTCAACCTGTATTTGCTGGCGTTGGTGGCGGTACAACTCAGGGTAAGCGTAGCGTAGATATTGCCCTTTTTGCCGAAGCGACAGGGGTTCAAGGGGTTGTGGTGAATGCCCCGATGACCGCAGAAAATATTCTAGATATTGAACACACCGTTGACTCCCCAATTGTAGCGACAGTTGTCTCTGCCTATAACGATATTGATGCGCGAATTTCTGCCGGTGCGGATATCCTAAACGTTTCAGGTGGCAAAGAAACAGCCGCTATAGTTGAACGGATTCGCCGGGATTTCCCAGATGTGCCGATTATCGCAACTGGTGGTCAGAATGAAGACACCATTCGTAAAGTGATCGAAGCTGGCGCCAACGCCGTTTCTTGGACACCGCCAACTACTGGTGAAATATTTAAAGAGAAAATGGTCAAATACCGTAAAGACCGTCGCGAGGACTTCCTTGAAACCCATGATGGTATGACCTTACGTGAATTTGAGGAATATATTGAGGAACATCCAGAAGCTGAAGAGAAATATAGTGAAGATTCTTCTGACGGCTATCTGTAA
- a CDS encoding FUSC family protein, with the protein MKQNFHVGMRTLKTSLSVFVIVLVSAFIPIDPQIAALSAVFSQRADVTSSLSFGLRRTLAIVCGAFASLVFIFLHNLLPDHYLITALLGGLGILITIQTNLLVKNPQGVIGGSATFLVIVFNIPADNQYIYALLRVLDTFLGAIIAVGIEYIFPRDRVVPWILTYNSHVPRFLQISTSEDV; encoded by the coding sequence GTGAAACAAAATTTTCATGTTGGTATGCGGACCCTAAAGACTTCTTTGAGCGTCTTTGTAATAGTCCTTGTTTCAGCATTTATCCCTATTGACCCGCAAATTGCTGCCCTTTCAGCAGTATTTTCCCAAAGGGCTGACGTCACTTCGTCGCTTTCTTTTGGTTTGCGTAGAACCTTAGCCATTGTTTGTGGGGCTTTTGCCTCATTGGTTTTTATTTTTTTACATAACTTATTGCCTGACCATTATTTAATTACTGCACTTTTAGGCGGTTTAGGTATTTTAATTACGATTCAAACCAACCTTCTGGTTAAGAATCCCCAAGGGGTTATTGGTGGTAGCGCCACTTTTCTTGTCATTGTCTTCAATATTCCAGCGGACAATCAATATATCTATGCCCTGCTTCGGGTATTGGATACCTTCCTTGGTGCCATTATCGCTGTTGGTATCGAGTACATTTTTCCAAGAGACCGAGTTGTCCCTTGGATCCTTACTTACAATAGCCATGTACCGAGGTTTCTACAAATCTCTACCTCTGAAGACGTTTAA
- a CDS encoding amino acid ABC transporter ATP-binding protein → MITFDHVEKYYGKFHALKDINLKINEGEVVTLIGPSGSGKSTLIRTINALEKVDSGHLIVDGKDITDRNTDIRQIRRDCGMVFQHFELYPHMTVLENVTLAPLKVLKKTDKDAQDRAERLLQRVNMWDKRDAYPSQLSGGQKQRVAIARGLAMRPKMMLFDEPTSALDPEMVGEVLDQMKRIAFEDNMTMVVVTHEMGFAKEVSNRTIFMAEGEILEDRPSKEFFEDPHDERAVQFLSKILV, encoded by the coding sequence ATGATTACATTTGATCATGTTGAAAAATATTATGGTAAATTCCACGCGTTGAAAGACATTAATCTGAAGATAAATGAGGGTGAAGTTGTGACCTTGATTGGACCTTCTGGTTCCGGTAAATCAACTTTAATTCGGACGATAAATGCTTTAGAAAAGGTAGATTCAGGCCATTTAATTGTTGATGGGAAAGATATTACAGACCGCAACACTGACATCCGTCAAATTCGCCGCGACTGCGGTATGGTGTTCCAACACTTCGAATTATATCCTCACATGACTGTGTTAGAAAATGTGACATTGGCACCTTTAAAAGTCTTGAAGAAAACCGATAAAGATGCCCAAGATAGAGCAGAGCGTTTGTTACAACGGGTAAATATGTGGGATAAACGTGACGCATACCCAAGTCAATTATCTGGTGGGCAAAAACAACGTGTGGCCATCGCACGTGGCCTAGCTATGCGTCCGAAAATGATGCTATTTGATGAACCAACTTCAGCACTTGACCCAGAAATGGTTGGGGAAGTATTGGATCAAATGAAACGTATCGCTTTTGAGGACAACATGACTATGGTTGTTGTAACGCATGAGATGGGCTTTGCTAAAGAAGTATCGAATAGAACCATCTTTATGGCAGAAGGAGAAATTTTAGAAGACCGTCCATCGAAAGAGTTCTTCGAAGATCCTCATGATGAACGTGCCGTTCAATTCCTAAGCAAGATCTTAGTCTAA
- a CDS encoding M24 family metallopeptidase, which produces MDQEHSNRLTTIQQQVKNHNLDALIISDKASIDYYTGVIFDPMERFWLLIIQPEKDPQIIANKLFVFDELAEIDVTWVDDNYTITEAFANLADFPATDAPLRIGVDKLWRADQLLALAKTYNQATFEVGSDLVDAQRAIKTAEEQEKMRKASDINDRAMARLIEEVLPLGLDELAAVDKLARIYDEEGADAGFSFEPIIAYGPNGADPHHESDHTLPKRGDSIVIDIGCKHEGYCSDMTRTVYYGEPSAEAKRVYDIVLEANLRGIDAVKVGETSANVDAAARDYITAQGYGDQFTHRLGHFIGREVHEKGDVSKANTDTIKDGNIFSIEPGIYLTGNTAVRIEDLVIAHDGRTENLNHFTKDMIIIQPK; this is translated from the coding sequence ATGGATCAAGAGCATAGCAACCGACTAACAACCATTCAACAACAAGTTAAAAACCACAACTTAGATGCCCTAATCATTAGCGACAAGGCATCCATCGACTACTACACCGGTGTCATTTTTGACCCCATGGAACGTTTTTGGTTATTAATTATCCAACCGGAAAAAGATCCACAAATTATTGCTAACAAGCTATTTGTATTCGACGAATTAGCTGAAATTGACGTCACTTGGGTAGATGATAACTACACAATAACTGAAGCCTTCGCAAATCTAGCGGATTTCCCAGCAACCGACGCCCCACTACGAATCGGCGTGGATAAATTGTGGCGGGCTGACCAACTACTAGCCCTCGCCAAAACATACAACCAAGCCACTTTTGAAGTAGGTTCTGACTTAGTTGATGCCCAAAGAGCCATTAAAACTGCTGAAGAACAAGAAAAAATGCGTAAAGCTTCAGATATTAACGACCGTGCTATGGCTCGTTTAATCGAAGAAGTCTTACCACTTGGTTTGGACGAATTGGCTGCCGTAGATAAATTAGCCCGCATTTACGATGAAGAAGGTGCAGATGCCGGTTTTTCATTCGAACCCATTATCGCTTACGGTCCAAACGGCGCTGACCCACACCATGAATCTGACCATACCTTGCCGAAGCGCGGTGATTCGATTGTCATTGATATCGGCTGTAAACATGAAGGATACTGTTCCGACATGACCCGTACCGTTTATTACGGTGAGCCTAGTGCTGAGGCAAAAAGGGTATACGACATCGTGCTGGAAGCCAATTTACGCGGCATTGACGCGGTCAAAGTTGGCGAAACTTCGGCAAATGTGGACGCTGCAGCGCGTGATTACATCACAGCCCAAGGATACGGTGACCAATTTACCCACCGACTAGGGCATTTCATTGGACGCGAAGTTCATGAAAAAGGCGATGTGTCAAAAGCTAATACAGATACCATTAAAGATGGCAATATCTTCTCCATCGAACCTGGTATCTACCTGACTGGTAATACAGCCGTTCGTATTGAAGATTTAGTGATTGCACATGATGGTCGCACTGAAAACTTGAACCACTTCACCAAAGATATGATTATTATTCAACCAAAATAA
- the alr gene encoding alanine racemase: MTIGYHRPSKAIVSLDAITHNYFAIKKHIGNKAVMAVVKADGYGLGAVKIADALQSRGADGFAVAVADEALELRDAGIIAPIMILGLTDPDDAWLLANLEIGVTVSSLDYLKYAKKHDKDFSRLHQLNVHLKVDSGMGRIGVRSAEEAQKIIDYIAKHPKKFKLASVFTHYATADSFTDHGKDKVQAQSDFFGDLLGQLDYSALGYTPLFHQSNSALSLWYPEKTLDAVRLGLGLYGSIPSMEDVASPVDFKQALTLETEIIYVKQMHAGDTISYGADYVAGADEWVATLPIGYADGWQRSYLGLDAIVDGERCPSVGRICMDQMIIRLPHEMPVGAKVTLIGTNGGQTVDVVDVANHAGTIAHEVLTNLGQRLPREYTSNKKRK, from the coding sequence ATGACCATTGGTTATCATCGCCCTAGTAAGGCCATCGTGTCTCTAGATGCGATTACTCATAATTATTTCGCTATTAAAAAGCATATCGGTAATAAAGCTGTCATGGCAGTCGTTAAGGCTGACGGCTATGGTTTAGGTGCCGTAAAAATTGCCGACGCCCTCCAATCTCGCGGTGCGGACGGTTTTGCGGTCGCAGTTGCGGATGAAGCTTTAGAACTAAGAGATGCCGGGATCATTGCCCCTATCATGATTTTAGGGTTGACTGATCCAGACGATGCCTGGCTTTTAGCCAATTTAGAAATTGGCGTGACAGTGTCTAGCTTGGACTATTTAAAATACGCCAAGAAACACGATAAAGACTTTTCTCGCCTCCATCAATTGAATGTCCACCTTAAAGTGGATTCTGGGATGGGTCGGATTGGTGTGCGGTCTGCTGAAGAAGCGCAAAAAATCATTGATTACATTGCCAAACATCCGAAGAAATTTAAGTTGGCTTCAGTCTTTACACACTATGCTACAGCTGATTCCTTCACTGACCATGGTAAGGACAAGGTTCAAGCCCAATCTGACTTTTTTGGAGATTTACTTGGTCAATTGGACTACTCAGCATTAGGGTACACCCCCCTTTTCCATCAATCAAACTCTGCCTTAAGCCTTTGGTACCCGGAAAAAACTTTGGATGCTGTGCGACTTGGCCTGGGTTTATACGGATCCATTCCAAGTATGGAAGATGTGGCGTCGCCTGTTGATTTCAAGCAGGCATTGACTTTGGAGACGGAAATTATCTACGTTAAACAAATGCATGCGGGCGATACGATTTCCTACGGGGCTGATTATGTGGCCGGTGCGGATGAATGGGTGGCTACCCTACCGATTGGCTACGCGGACGGCTGGCAAAGAAGTTATTTGGGCTTGGATGCCATTGTAGACGGCGAGCGGTGCCCGAGTGTGGGCCGGATTTGTATGGACCAGATGATTATTCGCCTACCCCATGAGATGCCTGTTGGCGCTAAGGTGACTTTAATCGGAACAAATGGCGGCCAGACTGTTGATGTAGTGGACGTTGCTAATCACGCTGGAACGATCGCCCATGAAGTCTTGACGAATTTAGGTCAACGATTACCCAGAGAATATACGTCTAATAAAAAAAGAAAATGA